A genomic stretch from Flavobacterium humidisoli includes:
- a CDS encoding T9SS type B sorting domain-containing protein, which yields MKKNYPLKTSFIFILLLSSFIGYAQQYTLIPDPNFEQALIDLSIDSGTIDGQVLTANIINLKTLVLQGKNISDLTGIENFTNLEYLDLGAINNDPNRSNKISNLNITKNTMLRFLSCSLNNLINLDLSKNTNLSELYLDGNKFISIDISNNRLLRILQCNMNNLMYLDVTKNTALQYLTFDDNKLTNIDVSNNTELINLSCNKNQLTSLDITKNIKLVVLFCGFNKLTDLDVSQNTIIQHIMCDFNQLTSLNISNNPVLNFLNLNSNRISILDISKNPQLSVIGASSNNITSIDVTKHISLNDLNISSNPISNLDVTNNGELERLHFSSTKVPFIDTSKNPKLTQLHCSNTLLTSLDVSKNPELTSFVCNSNLLTSLNLKNGNNTLLNNLSFVSNPSLSCIQVDNANYSNANWSAYKDNSATYSNNCSKFSAVASPVIKATGDQLYCPQETKKIVTDITITNDPSETGTEAIYIQISSGYSSGLDKLVLLNPTAHSNITTSWDAAAGKLTLSSSTAGTDVLYSDFVAAIKDVAFTNSSATASGIRTFSITMGKANYLPSTQHYYEYVPSIGITWTAARDAAVARTYYGLQGYLATILSADEAKLIGEQASGTGWIGGSDAETEGVWKWVTGPETGTIFWNGNANGSTPNYAFWNTGEPNQQGDEDYAHITQPGVGIRGSWNDLSNAGDTSGDYQPKGYVVEYGGMPGETPLQIATSTKITIPVATPASNLSPPVCDSGSFTLTATANAGTIKWYDAATGGNLLGTGNTYTTPSISTTTTYYVDAGCELNRKSIIATVNTTPATPIAEQDIYTNCGPGVLTIKATSNVGSINWYTSATGGTSIYAGTTFTTPTISSNTTYYAEASNSGCINPTRTPINIEIYTPPAVTDETLPLCEFKTITLDAGISGMSYLWSNGATTQTTTVSTGGTYTVAVTSPSPENCTSTKTIMVEEHKIPQIARVDVEGTRAIIYPVKAEDYYEYSVDGVNFQDSTIFYDVPGGLQTAYAREKSGCGQNTKPFVVLVFPPFFTPNNDTYNDVWEVTGMENYPQAVVTIFDRYGKLIAQLSRFKMTWDGTLNQVPLPASDYWYALKVDDSMPILRGHFTLKR from the coding sequence ATGAAAAAGAATTACCCCTTAAAAACATCTTTCATATTCATTTTACTGCTATCCAGCTTTATTGGATATGCACAACAATATACCTTAATTCCTGATCCTAACTTCGAACAAGCTTTAATCGATTTAAGTATTGATAGTGGCACTATTGATGGTCAAGTTCTGACTGCAAATATTATTAATCTGAAGACATTAGTGCTACAAGGAAAAAATATTTCAGATCTAACCGGAATAGAAAACTTTACAAATCTGGAATATTTAGACTTAGGTGCAATTAATAATGATCCTAATAGAAGTAACAAAATCAGTAATTTAAACATTACTAAAAATACAATGCTTAGATTTCTGAGTTGTAGCTTAAATAATCTGATAAATCTTGATTTATCAAAAAATACTAATCTTTCTGAATTATATTTAGATGGAAACAAATTTATCAGCATAGATATTTCTAACAATAGGCTCTTAAGAATTCTACAGTGCAACATGAACAACCTCATGTATCTAGATGTAACCAAAAATACAGCCTTACAATATTTAACTTTCGACGATAACAAATTAACGAATATAGACGTTTCAAACAATACAGAATTAATCAATTTAAGTTGCAATAAAAACCAACTCACTAGTCTTGACATTACTAAAAACATAAAGCTAGTAGTCTTATTTTGCGGATTTAATAAATTAACTGATCTAGATGTCAGTCAAAATACAATTATTCAGCACATCATGTGCGATTTTAATCAACTTACCAGTTTAAATATCAGTAATAACCCGGTATTAAATTTTTTAAACTTAAACAGCAATAGAATAAGCATTTTAGACATTTCGAAAAACCCTCAATTATCTGTTATAGGTGCCTCTAGTAACAATATAACCAGCATCGATGTAACGAAACATATAAGTTTAAACGATTTAAATATAAGCAGCAATCCTATATCAAATCTAGATGTTACAAACAATGGCGAATTAGAAAGATTACATTTTAGCTCGACAAAGGTCCCCTTTATTGATACTTCTAAAAACCCCAAACTAACACAGTTACATTGTTCTAACACATTATTAACTTCTTTAGATGTTTCTAAAAATCCTGAGTTAACCAGCTTTGTCTGCAATAGTAATTTATTAACTTCTTTAAATTTAAAAAACGGAAACAATACTCTACTTAATAATTTAAGTTTTGTCTCCAACCCAAGCCTTAGCTGCATTCAAGTAGACAACGCAAATTATTCGAATGCCAATTGGTCTGCTTACAAAGACAATTCGGCTACTTATTCTAACAATTGCAGTAAATTTTCAGCTGTGGCGTCTCCGGTAATTAAAGCTACTGGCGATCAATTATACTGCCCTCAAGAAACTAAAAAAATTGTAACAGACATAACCATAACAAACGATCCTTCTGAAACTGGAACCGAAGCCATTTATATTCAAATTTCTTCTGGATATTCTAGCGGTCTTGACAAGCTTGTACTTTTAAATCCTACAGCACATTCCAACATTACCACAAGTTGGGATGCTGCGGCAGGAAAACTAACATTATCTAGTTCGACTGCTGGAACTGATGTTTTATATTCCGATTTTGTTGCTGCTATTAAAGATGTTGCCTTTACAAATTCTTCTGCAACAGCTTCTGGAATAAGAACATTTTCGATAACAATGGGGAAAGCAAATTATTTACCGTCTACACAGCATTATTATGAATATGTTCCAAGTATAGGAATAACTTGGACAGCGGCAAGAGATGCAGCAGTGGCTCGTACTTATTATGGTCTTCAAGGTTATTTAGCCACTATATTATCTGCTGATGAAGCAAAACTAATTGGCGAGCAAGCTTCTGGAACGGGATGGATTGGAGGAAGCGACGCTGAAACAGAAGGCGTCTGGAAATGGGTTACTGGTCCTGAAACAGGAACTATTTTTTGGAATGGAAACGCAAATGGTTCAACGCCAAATTATGCTTTTTGGAACACAGGCGAACCCAACCAGCAAGGCGATGAAGACTATGCACACATTACACAGCCTGGTGTAGGAATACGAGGCTCTTGGAACGACTTATCAAATGCAGGAGATACCTCTGGGGATTATCAGCCAAAAGGATATGTGGTAGAATATGGCGGAATGCCAGGAGAAACTCCTTTACAGATTGCAACCAGTACCAAAATCACCATTCCTGTGGCAACACCGGCCAGTAATCTGAGTCCTCCCGTTTGCGATTCAGGAAGTTTTACTCTTACCGCAACCGCCAATGCTGGCACGATTAAATGGTACGATGCCGCTACAGGAGGAAATTTATTAGGCACAGGAAACACCTACACTACTCCATCAATAAGTACAACTACCACTTATTACGTTGATGCAGGCTGCGAATTAAACCGAAAATCGATAATTGCAACTGTAAATACAACTCCTGCAACTCCTATTGCAGAACAAGACATTTATACTAATTGCGGACCAGGAGTTTTAACCATTAAGGCAACTTCAAATGTTGGCTCTATAAATTGGTACACTTCAGCAACTGGAGGAACAAGTATTTATGCGGGAACCACTTTTACAACTCCTACAATTTCGTCAAATACAACTTATTATGCCGAAGCATCAAATAGTGGATGCATCAACCCAACAAGAACTCCAATAAATATCGAGATTTACACACCACCAGCAGTTACTGATGAAACTTTGCCATTATGCGAATTTAAGACCATAACATTAGATGCTGGAATTTCTGGAATGAGTTATTTATGGTCAAATGGAGCTACAACTCAAACTACTACTGTTAGTACTGGCGGAACATACACGGTAGCCGTTACAAGTCCATCTCCCGAAAATTGTACGAGTACAAAAACAATTATGGTCGAAGAGCATAAAATTCCTCAAATTGCAAGAGTTGATGTTGAAGGAACTAGAGCTATTATCTATCCTGTAAAAGCAGAAGATTATTATGAATATTCTGTAGACGGAGTCAATTTTCAAGATTCCACTATTTTCTACGATGTTCCTGGCGGATTACAAACTGCATATGCACGAGAAAAAAGTGGTTGCGGACAAAATACCAAACCATTTGTAGTGCTTGTTTTTCCTCCATTTTTTACACCAAACAACGATACTTACAATGATGTGTGGGAAGTCACTGGAATGGAAAATTATCCTCAGGCAGTTGTTACAATTTTTGATCGCTACGGAAAATTAATAGCACAATTAAGCCGCTTCAAAATGACGTGGGACGGTACTTTAAATCAGGTTCCGCTTCCTGCTTCAGATTATTGGTATGCTTTAAAAGTAGATGATTCAATGCCGATCTTAAGAGGCCATTTTACTTTGAAAAGATAG
- a CDS encoding RNA methyltransferase → MRKLENSELDRKSIEDFKKSEKTPLILVLDDIRSLHNIGSVFRTADAFLIEKIILCGITATPPNKEIHKTALGATETVAWEHHENVLEVIENLKKENILTMAIEQVESSIFLQDFKIKEDQKYALVFGNEVYGVSQEAVAICDGCIEIPQLGTKHSLNISVSAGIVVWDLFQKINWRQ, encoded by the coding sequence ATGAGAAAACTCGAAAACAGCGAACTAGACCGTAAATCTATTGAAGATTTTAAAAAATCGGAGAAAACACCTTTAATATTAGTTTTAGACGATATTAGAAGTCTGCACAATATTGGCTCCGTATTTAGAACTGCTGATGCGTTTTTGATTGAAAAAATAATCTTATGCGGAATCACCGCAACTCCTCCAAATAAGGAAATCCATAAAACTGCTCTTGGCGCAACCGAAACCGTTGCATGGGAGCATCATGAAAATGTTCTGGAAGTTATCGAAAACTTAAAGAAAGAAAATATTCTTACAATGGCAATTGAACAGGTTGAAAGCTCTATTTTTCTTCAGGATTTTAAAATCAAAGAAGACCAGAAATACGCTTTAGTTTTTGGAAATGAAGTTTATGGCGTTTCGCAAGAAGCTGTTGCAATCTGTGATGGCTGTATTGAAATTCCGCAACTAGGAACTAAACACTCTCTAAACATTTCTGTAAGCGCGGGGATTGTAGTTTGGGATTTATTCCAAAAAATAAATTGGCGACAATAA
- a CDS encoding DUF1573 domain-containing protein yields the protein MKKIILFAMLAVAGITATNAQTTKKAKAAKVAKVEGAGMLFETETIDYGTIAHNADGKREFVFVNNGTKPLIITNTTGSCGCTIPTTPKEPIAPGAKGVIGVKYATDRVGAFTKTVTVTSNAEGQPTKILTIKGTVLPDPVKS from the coding sequence ATGAAAAAAATAATCTTATTCGCTATGTTAGCTGTAGCTGGTATTACAGCTACGAATGCACAAACAACTAAAAAAGCTAAAGCGGCTAAAGTTGCTAAAGTTGAAGGAGCAGGAATGCTTTTTGAAACAGAAACTATTGATTACGGAACTATCGCTCACAATGCTGATGGAAAACGTGAATTCGTTTTTGTTAACAACGGAACTAAGCCACTAATCATTACTAACACTACAGGATCTTGCGGATGTACTATTCCAACTACTCCAAAAGAACCAATCGCTCCAGGAGCTAAAGGTGTTATTGGTGTAAAATATGCTACTGATAGAGTTGGTGCTTTTACAAAAACTGTAACCGTAACTTCTAACGCAGAAGGACAACCTACAAAAATCCTTACTATTAAAGGTACTGTTTTACCAGATCCAGTAAAAAGCTAA
- the mutS gene encoding DNA mismatch repair protein MutS yields MAAKEKVVKETPLMKQYNEIKAKYPDACLLFRVGDFYETFGEDAIRASKILGITLTKRGAGSDTETALAGFPHHSVNTYLPKLVKAGLRVAICDQLEDPKMTKTIVKRGVTELVTPGVSLNDEVLHSKSNNFLASVYFANKNIGISFLDVSTGEFLTAQGNAEYIDKLLQNFNPSEVLVPKNNKNDFKTAFGEDFHSFYLEDWIYKEDYALETLTKHFQTNSLKGFGVEELKEGIIASGAILYYLSETQHNRVQHITAIQRIAEDAYVWMDRFTIRNLELYHSYNPNAVTLLDVIDKTLSPMGGRLLKRWLALPLKDANKIKGRHEVVAYLKSNPEILHNIQYQIKQISDLERLISKIATGKVSPREIVYLKESLDAIIPIKTLALESPQEAVKVIGDSLHACDLLREKIKTTLNQDAPVAISKGNAIAAGINEELDELRAISTSGKEFLEGIEKRESERTGISSLKISFNNVFGYYIEVRNTHKDKVPEEWIRKQTLVNAERYITEELKEYETKILGAEEKIYKIESELFEQLVAWIGTYIKPVQMNAYLIAQLDCLCSFTQMAVENQYVCPEIDDTFELDIKNGRHPVIEKQLPVGTPYIANDVFLDRETQQIIMITGPNMSGKSAILRQTALIVLLSQMGSFVPADSVRMGIVDKIFTRVGASDNISMGESTFMVEMNETASILNNISDRSLVLLDEIGRGTSTYDGISIAWAIAEFLHEHPGRAKTLFATHYHELNEMTESMPRIQNFNVAVKELKDTVLFVRKLVKGGSAHSFGIHVAKMAGMPQLVISKAQKLLKKLEKNHSSDALNGIKSANDEMQMSFFNLDDPLLEEIKEEILSLDINAITPVEALMKLNEIKRMLVKK; encoded by the coding sequence TTGGCAGCTAAAGAGAAAGTGGTGAAGGAAACACCTTTAATGAAACAGTACAACGAAATCAAGGCTAAATATCCTGATGCATGTCTGCTTTTCAGAGTAGGAGATTTTTATGAAACCTTTGGAGAAGACGCCATTAGAGCTTCTAAGATTTTAGGAATAACATTAACAAAAAGAGGTGCAGGATCTGATACAGAAACGGCACTTGCTGGGTTTCCGCATCATTCTGTAAATACTTATTTGCCAAAATTGGTTAAAGCCGGACTTCGTGTTGCGATCTGTGATCAGCTGGAAGATCCAAAAATGACCAAAACAATTGTAAAAAGAGGAGTGACTGAACTTGTAACTCCTGGAGTTTCTTTGAATGACGAGGTTTTGCATTCAAAATCAAATAACTTCTTAGCATCTGTTTATTTTGCTAATAAAAATATCGGAATTTCATTTTTAGATGTTTCGACAGGAGAGTTTCTAACGGCTCAAGGAAATGCAGAATATATTGATAAATTGTTGCAGAACTTTAACCCAAGCGAGGTTTTGGTTCCAAAGAATAATAAGAATGATTTTAAAACTGCTTTTGGAGAAGATTTTCATAGTTTCTACCTAGAAGATTGGATTTATAAAGAAGACTATGCTTTAGAAACCTTAACAAAGCATTTTCAGACGAATTCATTAAAAGGGTTTGGTGTTGAAGAATTAAAAGAAGGAATTATTGCTTCTGGAGCAATTTTATATTATTTATCCGAGACACAGCATAATCGTGTGCAGCATATTACGGCAATCCAGCGTATTGCAGAAGATGCTTATGTGTGGATGGATCGATTTACCATTCGAAACTTAGAATTGTATCATAGTTATAATCCAAATGCAGTTACGCTTTTGGACGTTATAGATAAAACACTTTCTCCAATGGGGGGACGTTTGTTGAAACGCTGGCTGGCACTTCCTTTAAAAGATGCTAATAAAATAAAAGGGCGACATGAGGTTGTGGCTTATTTAAAATCAAATCCTGAAATTCTACATAATATCCAATATCAGATTAAACAGATTTCAGATTTAGAACGTTTGATTTCTAAAATAGCTACAGGGAAAGTTTCGCCTCGTGAAATAGTGTATTTGAAGGAATCTTTAGATGCCATTATTCCGATTAAAACTCTTGCACTGGAAAGTCCTCAAGAAGCTGTGAAAGTTATCGGCGATAGTTTGCATGCTTGTGATTTGCTTCGTGAAAAAATTAAAACGACTTTAAATCAAGATGCGCCAGTTGCAATCTCAAAAGGAAATGCGATAGCGGCAGGAATAAATGAAGAGCTAGACGAGCTACGTGCGATTTCAACTTCAGGAAAAGAATTTTTAGAAGGAATTGAAAAAAGAGAATCGGAAAGAACTGGAATTTCTTCATTGAAGATTTCCTTTAACAATGTTTTTGGATATTATATTGAGGTTAGAAATACCCATAAAGATAAAGTTCCAGAAGAATGGATTCGTAAACAGACTTTGGTAAATGCAGAGCGCTATATTACCGAAGAATTAAAAGAATACGAAACCAAAATTTTAGGAGCAGAAGAAAAGATCTATAAAATAGAAAGCGAGCTTTTTGAACAATTAGTGGCGTGGATTGGCACGTATATTAAGCCAGTTCAAATGAATGCATATTTAATTGCGCAACTAGATTGTTTATGTTCGTTTACGCAAATGGCTGTCGAAAATCAATATGTGTGTCCAGAAATCGATGATACATTTGAATTGGATATCAAAAACGGAAGACATCCTGTGATTGAAAAGCAATTGCCTGTTGGAACTCCGTATATTGCCAATGATGTTTTCTTGGATAGAGAAACACAGCAGATTATTATGATTACCGGGCCAAACATGTCGGGTAAGTCGGCGATTTTGAGACAAACAGCTCTAATTGTACTTTTGTCTCAAATGGGAAGTTTTGTCCCTGCTGATAGCGTTAGAATGGGAATTGTAGATAAGATTTTTACTAGAGTTGGAGCTTCAGATAATATCTCTATGGGAGAATCTACTTTTATGGTAGAAATGAACGAAACGGCTTCGATTTTGAATAATATTTCAGACAGGAGTTTAGTGTTGTTAGATGAGATTGGACGAGGAACAAGTACATACGACGGAATCTCAATTGCTTGGGCAATTGCTGAATTTTTGCACGAGCATCCAGGAAGAGCAAAAACGCTTTTTGCAACGCATTATCATGAGCTGAATGAAATGACAGAATCAATGCCAAGAATCCAGAATTTTAATGTGGCCGTAAAAGAATTAAAAGATACTGTTCTTTTTGTTAGAAAACTGGTAAAAGGAGGAAGTGCACATAGTTTTGGAATTCACGTTGCAAAAATGGCTGGAATGCCTCAGTTGGTTATTTCGAAAGCACAAAAGCTTTTAAAGAAATTAGAAAAGAATCATTCAAGCGATGCTTTAAACGGAATAAAATCTGCTAATGATGAAATGCAGATGAGTTTCTTTAATCTAGATGATCCTTTGTTGGAAGAGATAAAAGAAGAAATTTTGAGTCTCGATATTAATGCAATTACGCCAGTAGAAGCATTGATGAAGCTGAATGAGATCAAAAGAATGTTGGTTAAAAAATAA
- a CDS encoding DUF1508 domain-containing protein, with the protein MGAFVISKRFNDEYKFTFTSRRGKVIFTSLSYELRFECEEDIEKFKANIELAKFLKFKGSGGKYFFKLMLGDVHFATSRKYSTELLLQKGVKEIVTYSSRSEILDFSSSESIFDDEESEDEEVEEVAE; encoded by the coding sequence ATGGGTGCTTTTGTAATTAGCAAGCGATTTAATGATGAATATAAGTTTACGTTTACTTCTCGGAGGGGGAAAGTGATTTTTACGAGTTTGAGTTATGAGTTGAGGTTTGAGTGTGAAGAGGATATTGAGAAGTTTAAAGCGAATATTGAGCTTGCCAAGTTTTTGAAGTTTAAAGGTTCTGGTGGGAAATATTTTTTTAAATTGATGCTTGGCGATGTCCATTTTGCTACAAGTCGAAAATATAGTACAGAATTGCTTTTGCAGAAAGGGGTGAAAGAAATTGTGACCTATTCTTCTAGGTCGGAGATTTTGGATTTTTCTTCAAGTGAGTCAATTTTTGATGATGAGGAATCTGAAGACGAAGAGGTAGAGGAGGTGGCTGAATAA
- a CDS encoding 3-deoxy-D-manno-octulosonic acid transferase, with protein MLFSYNLTIYIAGFFLKIIALFSPKIKLFVEGRKNVFPILEEKIKADDKTIWFHSASLGEYEQGLPVIEKIKEKYPSHKIIVTFFSPSGYEVRKNNTVADVTIYLPLDTKSNAKRFLKLVHPEFAFFIKYEFWLNYLNELKKSKTPTYLISGIFRDNQTFFKWYGGFYRKALNTFTYFFVQNESSKQKIEGIGFNNVIVSGDTRFDRVNAILERDNRLDFVENFKNNQPTIVVGSSWPKDEILITEYINQAPENTKFIIAPHNIKPDQILDLLSKITKPTILFSEKENKDLSDYSVFIIDTIGILTKIYSYGTIAYVGGGFGNPGIHNILEPATFGIPIVIGPNYSNFAEAVDLVKIGGCMPISTSEELKLIFDQLLNDKNVLEEKSKICKSFIQDHKGATETIMKLI; from the coding sequence ATGCTTTTTTCATACAATCTAACCATTTACATCGCAGGATTTTTCTTAAAAATCATAGCACTATTTAGTCCGAAAATTAAGCTTTTTGTTGAAGGCCGAAAAAATGTATTTCCAATATTAGAAGAAAAAATTAAAGCAGACGACAAAACAATCTGGTTTCATTCTGCCTCACTTGGCGAATATGAACAAGGACTTCCTGTTATAGAAAAAATCAAAGAAAAATATCCCTCACATAAAATCATTGTAACCTTTTTTTCACCATCTGGATACGAAGTGCGTAAAAATAACACAGTTGCCGATGTGACCATTTATTTACCACTTGATACTAAAAGTAATGCGAAAAGATTTTTAAAACTGGTTCATCCCGAATTTGCTTTTTTTATCAAATACGAATTCTGGCTTAACTATTTAAATGAATTAAAAAAAAGCAAAACACCAACTTATCTTATTTCGGGAATTTTCAGAGACAATCAGACATTTTTTAAATGGTATGGCGGTTTTTACAGAAAAGCATTAAATACTTTTACTTATTTTTTTGTTCAAAATGAAAGTTCAAAACAAAAAATTGAAGGAATTGGATTCAATAACGTAATTGTTTCTGGCGACACCCGTTTTGATCGCGTAAATGCTATTTTAGAGAGAGACAATCGTCTTGATTTTGTTGAAAATTTCAAAAACAACCAACCAACAATTGTTGTTGGAAGCTCTTGGCCAAAAGACGAGATTTTAATTACTGAATATATCAATCAAGCACCCGAAAATACAAAATTCATAATTGCTCCACACAATATTAAACCAGATCAGATTTTAGATCTTCTTTCAAAAATCACAAAACCAACGATTCTATTCTCAGAAAAAGAAAACAAAGATTTATCCGATTACAGTGTTTTCATAATAGACACTATTGGAATTCTTACTAAGATTTATAGTTACGGCACTATTGCTTATGTAGGCGGCGGATTTGGAAATCCCGGAATACACAATATATTAGAGCCGGCTACTTTCGGAATTCCAATTGTAATTGGACCTAATTATTCGAATTTTGCAGAAGCAGTTGATTTAGTAAAAATCGGCGGCTGCATGCCAATATCAACAAGCGAAGAACTTAAATTGATTTTTGACCAATTATTGAATGACAAAAACGTTCTAGAAGAAAAAAGCAAAATCTGCAAATCGTTTATTCAGGACCACAAAGGAGCCACAGAAACCATTATGAAACTCATCTAA
- a CDS encoding DegT/DnrJ/EryC1/StrS family aminotransferase has translation MKKIQMVDLKSQYEKIKSTVDASIQEVLDTNTYINGPLVHQFQKNLEDYLGAKHVIPCANGTDALQIAMMGLGLQPGDEVITADFTFAATVEVIALLQLTPVLVDVDLHNMNIDIDAVKKAITPKTKAIVPVHLFGRAANMDAIMEIAAQYNLYVIEDNAQAIGADYISKSGSKTKVGTIGHVAATSFFPSKNLGCYGDGGAIFTNDDKLAHIIRGIVNHGMYERYHHDVVGVNSRLDSIQAGVLNAKLPLLDEYNQARRLAATKYNAAFAGNAHIITPDFDANENDHVFHQYVLRIIDADRNALMQHLLDKGIPCAIYYPIPLHSQKAYLDPRYKEEQFPVTNQLVQEVIALPMHTELDDEQIKYITDSVIEFLK, from the coding sequence ATGAAAAAAATACAAATGGTTGACTTAAAGAGTCAATACGAAAAAATAAAATCAACTGTAGATGCTTCGATCCAAGAAGTTTTAGATACAAATACTTATATCAACGGACCTTTAGTTCATCAGTTTCAAAAAAATCTTGAAGATTATTTAGGAGCAAAACACGTTATTCCCTGTGCGAATGGTACAGATGCGTTGCAGATTGCAATGATGGGACTTGGTCTTCAGCCTGGAGACGAAGTTATCACTGCTGATTTTACTTTTGCAGCAACTGTTGAGGTGATTGCTTTATTGCAATTAACTCCAGTTTTAGTTGATGTAGATTTGCATAATATGAACATTGATATTGATGCAGTGAAAAAAGCAATTACGCCCAAAACAAAAGCAATTGTTCCTGTGCATTTATTTGGACGCGCTGCAAATATGGATGCGATTATGGAAATTGCCGCTCAATACAATTTATATGTGATCGAAGATAATGCTCAGGCAATTGGTGCTGATTATATTTCTAAATCTGGTTCAAAAACCAAAGTAGGAACAATCGGTCACGTCGCAGCAACTTCATTCTTCCCGTCTAAAAACTTAGGATGTTATGGAGATGGAGGAGCAATTTTTACAAACGATGATAAATTGGCTCACATTATCCGCGGTATTGTAAATCACGGAATGTACGAACGTTACCACCACGATGTTGTAGGTGTAAATTCACGTTTGGATAGTATTCAGGCTGGAGTTTTAAATGCAAAATTGCCACTTTTAGATGAATACAATCAAGCACGTCGTTTGGCTGCAACTAAATACAATGCAGCTTTCGCTGGAAATGCACACATCATAACTCCAGATTTTGATGCAAACGAAAATGATCATGTTTTTCATCAATATGTATTAAGAATCATCGATGCAGATCGTAATGCCTTAATGCAGCATTTATTGGATAAAGGAATTCCTTGTGCAATTTATTATCCAATTCCGCTTCATTCTCAAAAAGCATATTTAGATCCTCGTTATAAAGAAGAGCAATTTCCTGTAACAAATCAATTGGTTCAAGAAGTAATTGCTTTACCAATGCATACAGAACTTGATGATGAGCAGATTAAATATATTACAGACAGCGTAATTGAATTTTTGAAATAA
- the galE gene encoding UDP-glucose 4-epimerase GalE has protein sequence MKVLVTGGLGFIGSHTVVELQNEGFEVVIIDNLSNSSEDVLNGITAITGKTPLFEKLDLREKTAVQDFFKKHNDVTGVIHFAASKAVGESVEQPLLYYENNISSLIYLLQELQQKPEASFIFSSSCTVYGQAEKMPITEDAPVQAAMSPYGNTKQIGEEIITDTAKVTNISAILLRYFNPVGAHESVEIGELPLGVPQNLVPFITQTGVGLRQELSVFGNDYPTPDGTAVRDYIHVVDLAKAHVIALQRLLNKKNLAKVETFNLGTGKGSSVLEVIHSFEKVSDKKLPYKMMPRREGDITEAYANTDKANNVLGWKAELSLDEAMASAWKWEQKVRNK, from the coding sequence ATGAAAGTATTAGTAACAGGAGGATTAGGATTTATTGGATCTCACACCGTAGTCGAATTGCAGAATGAAGGCTTCGAAGTAGTGATTATTGATAATCTTTCCAATTCTTCAGAAGATGTTTTAAATGGAATTACTGCAATTACAGGAAAAACACCTTTATTCGAAAAATTAGATTTAAGAGAAAAGACTGCAGTGCAGGATTTTTTTAAAAAACACAATGATGTTACTGGGGTAATTCATTTTGCAGCTTCAAAAGCGGTGGGAGAAAGTGTTGAACAGCCTTTATTGTATTATGAAAACAACATCAGCAGTTTAATTTACCTTTTACAGGAATTACAGCAAAAACCAGAAGCAAGTTTCATTTTCAGCTCTTCTTGTACAGTTTACGGTCAAGCCGAAAAAATGCCAATTACGGAAGATGCTCCAGTTCAAGCGGCAATGTCTCCTTATGGAAATACAAAACAGATTGGCGAAGAAATCATTACAGATACTGCTAAAGTTACTAATATCAGTGCTATTTTATTGCGTTATTTTAACCCAGTTGGAGCACACGAATCAGTAGAAATTGGAGAATTGCCTTTGGGTGTTCCTCAAAATTTAGTGCCTTTTATTACACAGACGGGTGTAGGATTGCGTCAAGAATTATCTGTTTTTGGTAATGATTACCCAACTCCAGATGGAACTGCAGTTCGCGATTATATTCACGTTGTTGATTTAGCAAAAGCTCACGTAATTGCTTTGCAGCGTCTGTTAAACAAAAAGAATTTAGCAAAAGTTGAAACCTTCAATTTAGGAACTGGAAAAGGAAGTTCTGTTCTTGAAGTGATTCATAGTTTTGAAAAAGTCAGCGATAAAAAATTGCCTTATAAGATGATGCCTCGTCGTGAAGGTGATATTACTGAAGCTTACGCAAATACTGATAAGGCAAATAATGTCTTAGGATGGAAGGCTGAACTAAGTTTAGATGAAGCTATGGCAAGTGCTTGGAAATGGGAACAGAAAGTGAGGAATAAATAA